One Kineococcus aurantiacus genomic window carries:
- a CDS encoding SDR family oxidoreductase, with protein sequence MRLAEQLDGKRFLLTGVTGFIGEALLQRLLVDLPGTTAVALVRPKPGQSGEDRLRSLLRKPIFRAAGEVDDLLKTRVEALEGDLSNVPELPSDIDVVVHCAGDVSFDPLIQDAFTTNVVGTRALVERTLEASGRGHGAVHYVHVSTAYVGGRRRGAVPERAVEHDVDWRSETEAGLRLAARIEEDSRLEERLKGFLRAAERDHGRAGPLSVAAGAEERRVKWVVAQQKAAGLERARTLGWTDCYTFTKAMGERLVEEIAAPVIPTTVLRPSIVESAVKHPSPGWIEGFKMAEPIILAYGRGELTEFPAAPDSVMDVVPIDHVVNAILKASATPPPLSQPAYYHVSSGARNPLTFREIYEYIREYFTAHPFDSSPAVMPTWDFPGGRAVERKIRAGELLTGAGDRLLAFAPRSRKVREASRKLDGARRQIDFARRYMDLYKAYTEAELRFVDDNTLALHRALDPADVELFGFDTSQVDWRHYWLESHCPSVTAQMRKYEEIRRRRKQAEASGPRALQPVAAGDAPVLAVFDLAGTLLPGTVVDTYLTLRLSSLDAPARIAEFGRVMRHLPGWIAAERRDRGSFLRSLFRGYAGVDLDALEQYVDDVFAPGFLASISSDALRRIQAHRDAGHRTVLMTGDVRQVTRPLAGLFDEVVCTELDEAVVDGTRRASGFLTSPPLVGEARAAWVRRYAEVEGANLSASYAYADSHVDLPLLKSVGNPTAVSPDVPLFRVARGSRWPVADWAASSPARRLRVPQQVLAGTD encoded by the coding sequence GTGCGATTGGCTGAGCAGCTCGACGGCAAGCGTTTCCTCCTGACCGGGGTGACGGGCTTCATCGGTGAGGCGTTGCTGCAGCGTCTGCTGGTCGACCTCCCCGGGACGACGGCCGTGGCCCTGGTGCGGCCCAAGCCCGGCCAGAGCGGTGAGGACCGGCTGCGGTCGCTGCTGCGCAAGCCGATCTTCCGCGCCGCCGGCGAGGTCGACGACCTGCTCAAGACGCGCGTGGAGGCCCTCGAGGGCGACCTGTCGAACGTGCCGGAGCTGCCCTCCGACATCGACGTCGTCGTGCACTGCGCGGGCGACGTGTCGTTCGACCCGCTGATCCAGGACGCCTTCACCACCAACGTCGTCGGCACCCGGGCGCTGGTCGAGCGCACCCTGGAGGCCAGCGGGCGCGGCCACGGGGCCGTGCACTACGTGCACGTGTCCACCGCCTACGTCGGCGGCCGCCGCCGCGGCGCGGTCCCCGAGCGGGCCGTCGAGCACGACGTCGACTGGCGCAGCGAGACCGAGGCCGGGCTGCGGCTGGCCGCGCGCATCGAGGAGGACTCCCGCCTGGAGGAGCGCCTGAAGGGGTTCCTGCGCGCCGCCGAGCGCGACCACGGCCGCGCCGGGCCGCTGTCGGTGGCCGCCGGCGCCGAGGAGCGCCGCGTGAAGTGGGTCGTCGCCCAGCAGAAGGCCGCGGGCCTGGAGCGGGCGCGCACGCTGGGCTGGACGGACTGCTACACGTTCACCAAGGCCATGGGCGAGCGGCTGGTCGAGGAGATCGCGGCCCCCGTGATCCCGACGACCGTGCTGCGCCCGAGCATCGTCGAGTCGGCCGTGAAGCACCCCAGCCCCGGCTGGATCGAGGGCTTCAAGATGGCCGAGCCGATCATCCTGGCCTACGGGCGCGGGGAGCTGACCGAGTTCCCGGCCGCCCCCGACTCGGTGATGGACGTCGTGCCGATCGACCACGTCGTCAACGCCATCCTCAAGGCGTCGGCGACCCCGCCGCCGCTGTCGCAGCCGGCGTACTACCACGTGTCCTCCGGGGCCCGGAACCCGCTGACGTTCCGGGAGATCTACGAGTACATCCGCGAGTACTTCACCGCGCACCCGTTCGACTCCTCCCCCGCGGTCATGCCGACGTGGGACTTCCCCGGGGGCCGCGCCGTCGAGCGCAAGATCCGCGCCGGGGAGCTGCTGACGGGTGCGGGCGACCGGCTGCTGGCCTTCGCCCCGCGCTCGCGCAAGGTGCGCGAGGCGTCCCGCAAGCTGGACGGGGCGCGCCGCCAGATCGACTTCGCCCGCCGCTACATGGACCTGTACAAGGCGTACACCGAGGCCGAGCTGCGGTTCGTCGACGACAACACCCTGGCCCTGCACCGGGCGCTGGACCCGGCCGACGTGGAGCTGTTCGGCTTCGACACCTCCCAGGTCGACTGGCGGCACTACTGGCTGGAGTCGCACTGCCCCAGCGTCACGGCCCAGATGCGCAAGTACGAGGAGATCCGCCGCCGCCGCAAGCAGGCCGAGGCCTCCGGGCCCCGCGCGCTGCAGCCGGTCGCCGCGGGCGACGCCCCCGTCCTGGCGGTCTTCGACCTCGCCGGGACCCTGCTGCCGGGCACGGTCGTCGACACCTACCTCACGCTGCGACTGTCCTCGCTGGACGCCCCCGCGCGCATCGCGGAGTTCGGCCGGGTCATGCGCCACCTGCCGGGCTGGATCGCCGCCGAGCGCCGCGACCGCGGCAGCTTCCTGCGCTCGCTGTTCCGCGGGTACGCCGGCGTCGACCTCGACGCGCTGGAGCAGTACGTCGACGACGTCTTCGCCCCGGGCTTCCTGGCCTCGATCTCCTCCGACGCGCTGCGCCGCATCCAGGCCCACCGCGACGCCGGGCACCGCACGGTCCTCATGACCGGCGACGTCCGCCAGGTCACCCGGCCGCTGGCGGGGCTGTTCGACGAGGTCGTGTGCACCGAGCTCGACGAGGCCGTCGTGGACGGCACCCGCCGCGCCAGCGGGTTCCTCACCTCCCCGCCGCTGGTGGGTGAGGCGCGCGCGGCCTGGGTGCGCCGCTACGCCGAGGTCGAGGGCGCGAACCTGTCCGCCAGCTACGCCTACGCCGACT
- a CDS encoding nitrilase-related carbon-nitrogen hydrolase, translated as MDIACLQTAGTTGDPAANLAALDRAAAEAVSRGAGLLITPEMFLTGYDLGPDTPARVRALAPGLLEGVVAIARERSVALLVGMPEVEGDACFNTAVFVAPDGEVLGRHRKVHLFGEIDRAAFTAGDRLVTTVDFGGLRIAVLICYDVEFPEAVRAAALAGAHLVAVPTAQMHPFEWVAEQLVRARAWENQVHVAYVDHDGREGAFDYVGRSSVVGPDGSVLASVEHGEALLVARVDPGAVERAQRENPYLADRRAELYGPLTDG; from the coding sequence GTGGACATCGCCTGCCTCCAGACCGCCGGGACCACCGGCGACCCCGCGGCCAACCTCGCCGCGCTCGACCGGGCCGCCGCCGAGGCCGTCTCCCGCGGCGCCGGGCTGCTCATCACCCCCGAGATGTTCCTCACCGGCTACGACCTGGGGCCCGACACCCCCGCCCGCGTCCGCGCGCTGGCCCCCGGCCTGCTCGAAGGGGTCGTGGCGATCGCCCGGGAGCGCTCCGTGGCCCTCCTGGTGGGGATGCCGGAGGTCGAGGGGGACGCCTGCTTCAACACGGCCGTCTTCGTCGCCCCCGACGGCGAGGTCCTCGGCCGCCACCGCAAGGTCCACCTGTTCGGCGAGATCGACCGCGCGGCGTTCACCGCTGGTGACCGGCTCGTGACGACCGTCGACTTCGGCGGGCTGCGCATCGCGGTGCTCATCTGCTACGACGTGGAGTTCCCCGAGGCGGTCCGGGCGGCGGCGCTCGCCGGAGCCCACCTCGTGGCCGTCCCGACGGCGCAGATGCACCCCTTCGAGTGGGTCGCCGAGCAGCTGGTCCGGGCCCGGGCGTGGGAGAACCAGGTGCACGTCGCCTACGTCGACCACGACGGCCGGGAGGGGGCGTTCGACTACGTGGGCCGCAGCAGCGTCGTCGGCCCGGACGGGTCGGTCCTGGCCTCGGTCGAGCACGGGGAGGCGCTGCTGGTGGCGCGGGTCGACCCCGGGGCGGTGGAGCGGGCCCAGCGGGAGAACCCGTACCTGGCCGACCGGCGCGCGGAGCTGTACGGGCCCCTCACCGACGGGTAG